From a region of the Besnoitia besnoiti strain Bb-Ger1 chromosome I, whole genome shotgun sequence genome:
- a CDS encoding hypothetical protein (encoded by transcript BESB_005770): MEAALQRGSFSLHPRSLVSPAKAPSPSGLDLALYQLTRAAVVRWRRRLREWEASPCDCASPPPFPSPPLLSSCSFYSHCALSGAAAKPSFGMRLKSWGCRAITGPSVSHSILFGVGAGFCAYAGYYLYRAVRLTLFDTENVALQSRLRYAEKQKLFQQELDRELAAGHIASLVAEYDPVATRLPFQPLQDRYRV, translated from the exons ATGGAAGCTGCCCTTCAGAGGGGCTCGTTT AGTTTGCATCCTCGGTCTCTCGTGTCTCCTGCGAAAGCCCCCTCCCCTTCCGGTCTCGACCTTGCCCTGTATCAGCTCACTCGG GCGGCTGTGGTGCGTTGGCGGAGACGCCTCAGAGAATGGGAGGCGAGTCCATGCGattgcgcgtcgcctcccccatttccctctcctcctctcttaTCTTCTTGCTCCTTTTATTCCCATTGTGCCCTCTCAGgtgccgccgcgaagcccaGCTTCGGCATGCGCCTGAAGAGCTGGGGCTGCCGCGCCATCACAGGCCCGAGCGTCTCGCACTCCATCCTCTTCGGCGTTGGAGCGG GCTTCTGCGCGTATGCAGGCTACTACCTGTACCGCGCTGTGCGGCTGACTCTGTTCGACACGGAGAACGTCGCGCTGcagtctcgcctccgctacgcagagaagcagaagctcTTTCAGCAGGAACTGGATCGCGAGCTGGCGGCAGGCCATATCGCCAGTCTGGTCGCCGAGTATGACCCCGTCGCCACGCGTCTGCCTTTCCAGCCACT GCAAGACCGCTATCGAGTCTGA